From a single Macrobrachium rosenbergii isolate ZJJX-2024 chromosome 59, ASM4041242v1, whole genome shotgun sequence genomic region:
- the LOC136837676 gene encoding uncharacterized protein, whose protein sequence is MGCSNEGFEACMGKMGVGGRMSENGVRFGSFCLANDLVIVGTPFQHHNIHKTTWVSPCGKYKNQIDHIAVSKRYGSVAKIRLKLKSQKKGKPVVDRYDIDVLRRDGEDKEEFRIKCRNRFLVVETLEEGGRSVDEMSGDVNKAFHEAAGCTIRRKLRTRKKMWMFEETWGMIKERGEAKLRSEVHFVSDEDFELTSPPEEDTPPAQEDLNIDEGEIRLEEIVKAIKQLKNYKAPGEDGLFPEMFTVEEDRLVFVLKILFNDIWVTGIIPLGWKTGVIIKVPKKGRSE, encoded by the exons ATGGGCTGCTCGAATGAGGGTTTTGAGGCTTGTATGGGTAAGATGGGTGTCGGtggtaggatgagtgaaaatggagtaagatttgggagtttctgcctagCAAATGACTTAGTCATTGTGGGCACACCTTTTCAACACcacaatatacacaagacgacatgggtgtcaccgtgtggaaaatataaaaatcagattgatcatattgctgttagtaaaagGTATGGAagcgttgcaaaaataagacttaagctaAAAAGTCAGAAGAAGGGGAAACCTGTTGTCGATAGGTACGATATTGATGTGCTTAGAAGGGACGGAGAGGACaaggaggaatttagaataaaatgcagaaacaggtttttggtggTAGAAAcactggaggagggagggagaagtgtagatgagatgtcgggggatgtgaataaagcttttcatgaggctgctggttgtacgaTCAGAAGGAAACTCAGAAcgaggaaaaagatgtggatgttTGAGGAAACATGGGGTATGATCAAAGAGAGAGGTGaagcaaaattgaggagtgaggtgcattttgttagtgatgaagattttgaatta accagtcccccaGAAGAGGATAcaccgcctgctcaggaagatttaaatattgatgaaggtgagatcaggctagaagaaatagttaaggcaataaaacagttaaagaattataaggcaccaggagaggatggtttattcccagAAATGTTTacagtggaggaggatagattagtatttgtcttgaagatattattcaatgacaTCTGGGTAACGGGAATAATACCACTAGGTTGGAAGactggtgtgatcattaaagttccaaagaaagggaGATcagagtag